A stretch of the Meiothermus cerbereus DSM 11376 genome encodes the following:
- a CDS encoding AI-2E family transporter, whose translation MRRDLAEVWKLLWIRIAVYLILVYLLLQLLGAVFGGARAALVTLFLAFIFAYLTSPIVRALEKRRVPRFVGVLLVYLGLGLFLGLASFLIADMVNVLARFATELPRLLTPLLAWIENIPSRVGQIEIPPALEGAFAQAAQSLQTLLEGFTQTLLQGLRALLAQGGNLVGFLASVAGGVLQFFAALIISIYLLYDLPQISKTLFQAIPLPYQPFAADMAAKLDRAVGGYIRGQIQVAFWVGLLVGLGLWVFGVPLAGSLGLLAGLFNIIPFAGVIISTMPALLLALTVGWPQVIAALGVVVVVNQVEAHFLSPRILGQATSLHPVSVIGAILVGSSLYGLVGALVAVPLLAFFKVIYAEFYLKSHFYREG comes from the coding sequence ATGCGCCGCGACCTTGCCGAAGTCTGGAAGCTGCTGTGGATTCGGATTGCGGTTTATCTGATTCTGGTCTACCTGCTCCTTCAGCTACTGGGGGCGGTGTTTGGCGGGGCCAGAGCGGCTCTGGTCACGCTCTTTCTGGCCTTTATTTTTGCCTACCTGACCTCGCCCATTGTGCGGGCCTTGGAAAAGCGCAGGGTGCCCCGCTTTGTGGGGGTGCTTTTGGTCTACCTGGGGCTGGGATTGTTTTTGGGGCTGGCCTCGTTTTTGATCGCCGACATGGTGAACGTGCTGGCCCGCTTTGCTACAGAACTTCCCCGCCTGCTCACGCCCCTGCTGGCCTGGATAGAAAATATCCCTTCGCGCGTGGGTCAGATTGAGATTCCCCCCGCTTTGGAAGGGGCCTTCGCCCAGGCAGCCCAGAGCCTGCAAACCCTGCTCGAGGGCTTTACCCAGACCCTTTTGCAGGGGCTGCGGGCCCTGCTGGCCCAGGGGGGCAACCTGGTGGGGTTCCTGGCGTCGGTGGCGGGGGGAGTGCTCCAGTTTTTTGCTGCGCTCATCATCTCGATTTATCTGCTCTACGACCTACCCCAAATCTCCAAGACCCTCTTCCAGGCCATTCCGTTGCCCTACCAGCCTTTTGCGGCGGATATGGCAGCCAAACTGGATCGTGCTGTGGGGGGTTATATTCGCGGGCAAATCCAGGTGGCTTTTTGGGTGGGCTTGCTGGTGGGACTGGGGCTCTGGGTCTTCGGGGTGCCGCTGGCTGGTTCGCTGGGACTGCTGGCGGGACTGTTCAATATCATCCCTTTTGCGGGGGTGATTATTTCCACGATGCCTGCGCTGCTTTTGGCACTGACGGTAGGCTGGCCGCAAGTCATAGCCGCGCTGGGGGTGGTGGTAGTTGTGAACCAGGTGGAGGCCCACTTCCTGAGCCCCCGTATTCTGGGGCAGGCAACCAGCCTGCATCCCGTTAGCGTGATTGGCGCAATTCTGGTGGGCTCGAGTCTCTACGGGCTGGTGGGCGCACTGGTGGCGGTTCCGCTGCTGGCCTTCTTCAAGGTCATTTATGCCGAGTTTTACCTGAAAAGCCACTTTTACCGCGAGGGCTGA
- a CDS encoding GGDEF domain-containing protein, with translation MRPEEGFIRWLYPLFILLCASWAWRLLHQTNLARIERETIAATTVFFTLKFVYYLFWGSLEHNWVEIESTYWVMAFVMVLAYIVLDARMGLVYSLVLAAVTLALGLLRLGGEVALGQYQAEFLSFVRNQMRLFAMAGLLYALAIVKDQLAHAHQQVEQMHTLARTDPLTSLPNRLALSELLEEASHRIHGVYVVLLDIDRFKQINDRFGHAAGDDVLKEVGRRLRTSLRKSDMLGRWGGEEFMIIMRGDNQHEVLAAVERLREDIAFWPFEKVGAVSASFGVAQGHIGDSIHNLVERADKVLYQAKSLGRNRVEISPA, from the coding sequence ATGCGCCCAGAGGAAGGCTTTATTCGATGGTTGTACCCACTGTTTATTCTGTTGTGTGCTAGCTGGGCCTGGCGGCTACTTCACCAGACCAACCTGGCGCGTATAGAGCGCGAGACCATAGCCGCAACGACAGTGTTTTTCACCCTCAAGTTTGTCTACTACCTGTTTTGGGGCAGCCTCGAGCACAACTGGGTCGAGATCGAGAGCACCTACTGGGTTATGGCTTTTGTTATGGTTCTGGCTTACATCGTGCTGGATGCCCGGATGGGGCTGGTCTATAGCCTGGTTCTGGCGGCGGTTACCCTGGCTTTGGGCTTGCTGCGGCTGGGGGGCGAGGTGGCACTGGGGCAGTACCAGGCCGAGTTTTTGTCATTTGTGCGCAACCAGATGCGGCTGTTTGCTATGGCGGGTTTACTGTACGCGCTGGCAATTGTTAAAGACCAGCTTGCTCATGCCCACCAGCAGGTGGAGCAGATGCATACCTTGGCCCGCACCGACCCCCTGACCAGCCTGCCCAACCGCCTGGCCTTGAGTGAGTTGCTGGAAGAAGCCTCACACCGCATCCATGGCGTGTATGTGGTGTTGCTCGACATAGACCGCTTCAAGCAGATCAACGACCGCTTCGGGCATGCCGCGGGCGACGATGTGCTCAAAGAAGTGGGGCGCCGCTTGCGTACCTCTTTGCGTAAGAGCGATATGCTTGGGCGCTGGGGTGGGGAGGAGTTCATGATTATCATGCGCGGCGACAACCAGCACGAAGTGCTGGCGGCAGTGGAACGCTTGCGCGAAGATATTGCCTTCTGGCCCTTCGAGAAAGTAGGGGCGGTTTCGGCCAGCTTTGGCGTGGCCCAGGGGCATATAGGCGACAGCATCCACAACCTGGTTGAGCGGGCCGACAAGGTTCTGTACCAGGCCAAAAGCCTGGGGCGCAACCGGGTTGAAATCAGCCCGGCCTAG
- a CDS encoding VanW family protein yields the protein MRRGLLIGLGIFAGSVLGWAGIERHHHNRVFAGVQAAGVLVGGLTLEEATAKIAAATQNITPPLLTLKAGDQTLEVSAAELGWQPDPRATAERAFAVGRTRWSERLAALRGQVRVPLVPRVDARALENRLRVIADKLEYPPTDARVVFKNGQYVVIPEKAGLQLDIERAIETYIQHPTQSVLEFFPRSITPRLTAAMLEPVAQRANELLRPVTLVYAEPRPLGSGKIHRRTLSIAEVASLLIVQDEIKVNTTALNKILTQFARHDRLPQDARYTLSPEGQMVVRPEVDGWKLNQPEARKRLELALLRPDLSEFSLTVVPKTAQVRAADLPKAENLRLLAEATTNYGGSSSERIANVHAAARNLDGYVVPAGGVFNFNQAIGDISLENGFKEALVISEGRTVKGVGGGVCQVSTTTFRALYQAGLPILERNQHAYRVRWYDPIVGYDAAVYQPYLNLRATNNTPGPIVVRTAFTQSSLTVQLYGIPDGRKVVVSQPVILSRTPHPPPQYIVDTSLRPGQIKQVDWAVDGFRTRITRTITHPDGTVSTDQLNSNYRPWQAVYQVGPQTPAPGDEVASR from the coding sequence ATGAGACGGGGCTTGCTGATTGGTCTGGGCATATTCGCGGGTTCGGTGCTGGGCTGGGCTGGAATCGAGCGCCACCACCACAACCGGGTCTTTGCGGGCGTGCAGGCCGCTGGGGTACTAGTAGGAGGCCTGACGCTGGAGGAGGCCACCGCGAAAATTGCGGCTGCCACGCAAAACATCACCCCACCCCTGCTCACCCTCAAGGCTGGCGACCAAACCCTGGAGGTCTCCGCCGCCGAGCTGGGCTGGCAGCCCGACCCCAGGGCCACCGCCGAGCGTGCTTTTGCGGTGGGACGAACACGCTGGAGCGAGCGCCTGGCAGCCCTGCGGGGGCAGGTCAGGGTTCCCCTGGTGCCCAGGGTGGATGCCAGAGCCCTGGAAAATCGCCTGCGGGTCATTGCCGACAAGCTCGAGTACCCCCCCACCGATGCCAGGGTGGTGTTTAAGAACGGCCAGTACGTGGTTATTCCCGAAAAGGCGGGCTTGCAACTCGACATCGAGCGCGCCATCGAGACCTATATCCAGCACCCCACGCAGAGCGTGCTCGAGTTTTTTCCCAGAAGCATCACCCCCCGCCTGACGGCGGCCATGCTCGAGCCAGTGGCCCAGAGGGCCAATGAACTCCTGCGGCCCGTTACCCTGGTGTATGCCGAACCCCGCCCCCTTGGTAGTGGAAAGATCCACCGGCGCACCCTGAGCATTGCCGAGGTAGCCTCACTCTTGATCGTCCAGGACGAGATTAAGGTCAACACCACAGCCCTGAACAAAATCCTGACCCAGTTTGCCCGTCACGACCGATTGCCCCAGGATGCCCGCTACACCCTGAGCCCGGAGGGCCAAATGGTGGTGCGCCCCGAGGTAGATGGCTGGAAGCTGAACCAGCCCGAGGCCCGCAAACGCCTCGAGCTGGCCCTTCTGCGCCCCGATTTGAGCGAGTTTAGCCTGACTGTAGTGCCCAAAACAGCCCAGGTGCGGGCTGCTGACCTGCCCAAAGCCGAAAACCTGCGGCTTCTGGCCGAGGCCACCACCAACTATGGCGGCTCAAGCAGCGAGCGTATTGCCAATGTCCACGCCGCCGCCCGCAACCTGGATGGCTATGTGGTGCCAGCGGGTGGGGTCTTTAACTTCAACCAGGCTATCGGCGACATCAGTCTGGAGAACGGCTTCAAGGAGGCCTTGGTTATCTCGGAAGGACGCACGGTTAAGGGCGTGGGCGGTGGGGTCTGCCAGGTCTCGACCACCACCTTCCGGGCTTTGTACCAGGCCGGGCTGCCCATCCTCGAGCGCAACCAGCACGCCTACCGGGTGCGCTGGTACGACCCCATCGTGGGCTACGACGCAGCCGTGTATCAGCCTTACCTCAACCTGCGGGCCACCAACAACACCCCCGGCCCCATTGTCGTGCGCACAGCATTTACCCAGTCTAGCCTTACCGTGCAGCTATACGGCATCCCCGACGGGCGCAAGGTGGTGGTCTCCCAGCCCGTCATCCTCTCCCGCACCCCCCACCCGCCGCCGCAGTACATCGTGGACACCAGCCTGCGCCCCGGCCAGATCAAGCAGGTGGACTGGGCCGTGGATGGCTTCCGTACCCGCATCACCCGCACCATCACCCACCCCGACGGCACGGTAAGCACCGACCAGCTCAACTCCAACTACCGCCCCTGGCAGGCGGTGTACCAGGTAGGACCCCAGACACCCGCTCCAGGGGATGAGGTGGCCTCGAGGTAG
- a CDS encoding sulfite oxidase-like oxidoreductase: MFGNFFKPKNVDSERVPPGQVLTEKFPVLTYGPTPNVRPEEVKFEIKGQVEEPKTLGWEDLLALPQSDLTADFHCVTRWSKLDVKWRGIRVPDLMQQVRLRPQARAVLVHCYGGYTTNLSLDDFLLEQNLLAHTLFGQPLPRDHGGPLRLVVPHLYAWKSAKWVRGFEFLDREELGFWEVNGYHRRGDPWKEERFSD; encoded by the coding sequence ATGTTTGGCAATTTCTTCAAGCCCAAAAATGTGGACAGCGAGCGGGTGCCCCCCGGCCAGGTGCTCACCGAGAAGTTCCCCGTGCTGACCTATGGCCCCACCCCCAACGTGCGCCCTGAAGAAGTTAAGTTTGAAATCAAAGGACAGGTGGAAGAACCCAAAACCTTGGGTTGGGAAGACCTGCTGGCCCTGCCGCAATCCGACCTCACCGCCGACTTCCACTGCGTAACCCGCTGGAGCAAGCTGGACGTAAAGTGGCGCGGTATCCGGGTGCCCGACCTGATGCAGCAGGTTCGGCTCAGGCCCCAGGCCCGGGCGGTGCTGGTTCACTGCTACGGGGGCTATACCACCAACCTGAGCCTGGATGACTTTTTGCTCGAGCAGAACCTGCTGGCCCACACCCTGTTTGGCCAGCCTCTGCCCCGCGACCACGGCGGCCCATTGCGCCTGGTGGTGCCGCACCTTTACGCCTGGAAGAGCGCCAAGTGGGTGCGGGGGTTTGAGTTTTTGGACAGGGAAGAGCTGGGTTTTTGGGAAGTTAACGGTTACCACCGCCGGGGCGACCCCTGGAAAGAAGAGCGCTTTAGCGATTGA
- the plsY gene encoding glycerol-3-phosphate 1-O-acyltransferase PlsY, translating to MDWNVWFVLLLAYLFGAIPAGAWVARYYGVDIQKVGSGNTGATNILRTLGAGPAVVVAVFDVFKGGIAVLLARLFNIEGPLLGGVALAAVLGHNYSVFLRFTGGKGVATSFGTLLFLDPLVALLAFPVGILTMWLTRFVSAGSMVGGLAAVVITIALGRPFWEILTVLLLAGLIFWTHRENIKRLQAGNERRLGDKTGVAEAPQTDSVTR from the coding sequence GTGGACTGGAACGTCTGGTTTGTTTTGTTGCTGGCTTACTTGTTCGGCGCGATTCCTGCGGGGGCCTGGGTCGCCCGTTACTATGGTGTGGATATTCAGAAAGTGGGTTCTGGGAATACCGGGGCCACCAACATCCTGCGTACCCTGGGGGCTGGCCCGGCGGTGGTGGTGGCTGTGTTTGACGTATTCAAGGGGGGCATTGCCGTTTTGCTGGCCCGCTTATTTAACATCGAGGGGCCCCTCTTGGGCGGGGTGGCCCTGGCTGCGGTGCTGGGCCACAATTACTCGGTATTCCTGCGCTTTACGGGGGGGAAAGGGGTAGCGACCAGTTTTGGAACACTGCTGTTTCTGGATCCACTGGTGGCCTTGCTGGCCTTTCCGGTGGGCATTCTGACCATGTGGCTGACGCGGTTTGTATCGGCTGGGAGCATGGTTGGGGGTCTTGCCGCGGTGGTCATTACCATCGCGCTGGGGCGGCCTTTCTGGGAAATTCTAACCGTGTTGCTCCTGGCAGGCCTGATTTTCTGGACGCACCGCGAGAACATCAAGCGCTTGCAGGCGGGCAACGAGCGTCGCCTGGGAGATAAAACCGGGGTCGCGGAGGCCCCCCAGACCGACTCCGTTACACGTTAG
- a CDS encoding AI-2E family transporter — protein MGATLSWAWQNPWVRVVVYVGLAGLAFLLLSWVMNGARTAVNIVLVAFVFSYVVGPVVRWFEVRRLTRALGVVVVFVGMLFFMGLATVLLAGMVGQLARFAAGLPALLWPLIGWVQGLPEQIGRVELPPVLLEALDQAALNLQTLLQAFTQTLLQALQGVLAQGGNLLGFFTGLLGGAFQLLTVITISIYLLYDLPRIGAALLRAIPAPYQPRTLELAQKADMAFGGYVRGTILGALFNGALITLAMYIAFGVFQGFGLEVLTQAMSLGFLAFIFSFVPVLGVIISAIPALVLALPLGWLAFAVVAFTLWLCNQIQGFVWPIIMGRTTSLHPVTGISVVLIAASLFGLGGALLSVPLAAFVKILYTDYYLNSRFYREG, from the coding sequence ATGGGCGCAACTTTGAGCTGGGCCTGGCAGAACCCCTGGGTGCGGGTGGTGGTGTACGTGGGCCTGGCGGGCCTAGCATTTTTGCTGCTGAGCTGGGTGATGAACGGGGCGCGTACCGCTGTGAATATCGTGCTGGTGGCTTTTGTGTTTTCGTATGTGGTCGGCCCGGTGGTGCGCTGGTTCGAGGTGCGCCGCCTCACCCGAGCTTTGGGCGTGGTGGTCGTTTTTGTGGGCATGTTGTTCTTTATGGGTCTGGCTACGGTGCTGCTGGCGGGCATGGTGGGTCAACTGGCCCGTTTTGCCGCGGGTTTACCGGCGTTGTTGTGGCCTCTGATTGGCTGGGTACAAGGCCTGCCCGAACAGATAGGCCGCGTCGAGCTGCCGCCGGTTTTGCTCGAGGCCCTCGATCAGGCTGCCCTCAACCTGCAAACCCTGCTCCAGGCCTTCACCCAGACCTTGCTACAGGCCCTCCAGGGGGTGCTGGCCCAGGGGGGCAACCTACTGGGCTTCTTCACCGGGCTTTTGGGGGGGGCTTTTCAGCTTCTGACGGTCATTACCATCTCGATTTACCTGCTCTACGACCTCCCCCGCATTGGGGCGGCTTTGCTGCGGGCCATTCCCGCGCCTTACCAGCCGCGCACCCTCGAGCTGGCCCAAAAAGCCGATATGGCCTTTGGGGGTTATGTGCGTGGCACCATTCTGGGGGCGCTGTTCAACGGAGCACTCATCACCCTGGCCATGTATATAGCCTTTGGGGTGTTCCAGGGGTTTGGCCTCGAGGTTCTTACCCAGGCCATGTCGCTGGGCTTTTTGGCCTTCATCTTTAGCTTTGTGCCGGTGCTGGGGGTGATTATCTCGGCCATACCGGCGCTGGTGCTGGCTTTACCGCTGGGCTGGCTGGCTTTTGCGGTGGTGGCTTTTACCTTGTGGCTGTGCAACCAGATTCAGGGCTTCGTCTGGCCCATCATCATGGGCCGCACCACCAGCCTGCACCCGGTCACGGGCATTTCCGTGGTGCTGATAGCGGCCTCGCTATTTGGGCTGGGGGGTGCTTTGCTGTCGGTGCCGCTGGCAGCCTTTGTAAAAATCCTGTACACCGACTACTACCTGAACAGCCGCTTTTACCGGGAGGGGTAA
- a CDS encoding DUF190 domain-containing protein, translated as MKLQGEAKLVRIFLGESDKWQGRPLYEAIVLEAKKAGLAGATVYRGFMGFGAHSRIHTAKILQLSEDLPICIEIVDSEEKIQAFLPILDQMVQEGLITMEKVEVIRYRSR; from the coding sequence ATGAAGCTGCAAGGGGAAGCCAAGCTGGTACGTATATTCTTGGGTGAGTCGGACAAGTGGCAGGGACGGCCCCTCTACGAAGCTATTGTGCTCGAGGCCAAAAAAGCAGGCCTGGCTGGAGCCACCGTCTACAGGGGGTTCATGGGTTTTGGCGCCCACTCTCGCATCCACACCGCCAAAATACTCCAGCTTTCCGAAGACCTGCCTATCTGCATCGAGATTGTAGACAGCGAGGAGAAAATACAGGCCTTCCTGCCCATCCTCGACCAGATGGTGCAGGAAGGCCTGATTACCATGGAGAAGGTCGAGGTGATTCGCTACCGCTCGCGCTAA
- the tgt gene encoding tRNA guanosine(34) transglycosylase Tgt encodes MFEFAITAQSGRARTGLFHTPHGVVQTPVFMPVGTQGSVKGISPQELKAIGSQIILGNTYHLLLRPGPERVRALGGLHRFAAYDGPWLTDSGGFQVMSLGDLRKISEQGVTFRSHLNGDLIELTPEYSIQVQEALGADIIMAFDECPPYPASPEYLKASIERTLRWLERSLKAKTRPDQALFAIAQGGVDLALRKASAEATVAFGTPGFAIGGLAVGEPKEGMYPAVELSTRLLPENKPRYLMGVGHPEDLVAAVALGVDMFDCVYPTRTGRFGYALVPEGRLNLKLTRYLDDPQPIDLECDCYACTHYSRAYLCHLVRAEEMLAPRMISLHNLRYLHRLMESAREAIRAGSYGDFARDFARRRFGLEIPAWFSKALEAGGHW; translated from the coding sequence GTGTTCGAATTTGCCATCACCGCCCAGTCTGGTCGGGCCCGCACTGGGCTTTTTCACACCCCCCACGGCGTGGTGCAAACCCCAGTCTTTATGCCGGTGGGCACCCAGGGCAGCGTGAAGGGAATCTCGCCCCAGGAACTCAAGGCGATCGGCTCGCAGATTATCCTGGGCAACACCTACCACCTGCTCCTCAGGCCCGGCCCCGAACGGGTGCGGGCCCTGGGCGGGCTGCACAGGTTCGCCGCTTACGACGGCCCCTGGCTCACCGACTCGGGCGGTTTCCAGGTGATGAGCCTGGGCGACCTGCGTAAAATCAGCGAGCAGGGCGTAACCTTCCGCAGCCACCTGAACGGCGACCTGATCGAGCTCACCCCCGAGTACAGCATCCAGGTGCAAGAAGCCCTGGGGGCCGACATCATCATGGCCTTCGACGAGTGTCCGCCCTACCCGGCCAGCCCGGAGTACCTGAAGGCTTCCATCGAGCGCACCCTGCGCTGGCTCGAGCGCAGCCTGAAAGCCAAAACCCGCCCCGACCAGGCCCTCTTTGCCATCGCCCAGGGCGGAGTTGATCTGGCGCTCCGTAAAGCCAGCGCAGAAGCAACGGTGGCCTTCGGCACCCCCGGTTTTGCCATTGGCGGCTTAGCGGTGGGGGAGCCCAAAGAGGGCATGTATCCGGCGGTGGAGCTTTCCACCCGGCTGCTGCCCGAAAATAAGCCCCGCTATCTGATGGGCGTGGGCCACCCCGAAGACCTGGTGGCCGCGGTGGCGCTGGGGGTGGATATGTTCGACTGCGTCTACCCCACCCGCACCGGGCGCTTCGGCTACGCCCTGGTGCCCGAAGGCCGGCTCAACCTCAAGCTCACCCGCTACCTCGACGATCCCCAGCCCATCGACCTCGAGTGCGACTGCTACGCCTGCACCCACTACAGCCGGGCCTATCTGTGCCACCTGGTGCGGGCCGAGGAGATGCTGGCCCCCCGCATGATCTCGCTGCACAACCTGCGCTACCTGCACCGCCTGATGGAAAGCGCCCGGGAGGCCATTCGGGCAGGCAGTTACGGCGATTTCGCCCGGGATTTTGCCCGAAGGCGCTTTGGGCTCGAGATCCCAGCGTGGTTCAGTAAGGCACTGGAAGCAGGCGGGCACTGGTAA
- a CDS encoding DUF4384 domain-containing protein has translation MKFWSPLLVLLLLAGCTPQPGISDSQRREWGLQPIIADFAPDRGEGGKYKLRERVFFSFTLSQPGYVTLVTMDSDSTTVVLERNVQLPAGRHTFPLATDRNAQGQATYLVVPPLGPSRFRLLYTNVPATNRELFRGKLSNEEFNRHTQAYLSGAQVRDVAETWMEAVE, from the coding sequence ATGAAATTTTGGAGTCCCCTTCTTGTACTTCTTCTGCTGGCCGGCTGTACGCCCCAGCCTGGCATTAGCGATAGCCAGCGCCGGGAATGGGGTTTGCAACCCATTATTGCTGACTTTGCCCCGGATCGAGGCGAGGGCGGCAAGTACAAGCTGCGCGAACGGGTCTTTTTTAGCTTTACCCTGAGCCAGCCGGGCTACGTAACCCTGGTTACCATGGACTCCGACAGCACCACGGTGGTGCTCGAGCGCAACGTGCAGCTACCCGCAGGCCGCCATACCTTCCCACTGGCCACCGACCGCAACGCCCAGGGCCAGGCCACCTACCTGGTCGTACCGCCTTTGGGGCCCTCGCGCTTCCGGCTTTTGTACACCAATGTGCCCGCCACCAACCGGGAGCTGTTTAGGGGCAAACTGAGCAACGAGGAGTTCAACCGCCACACCCAGGCTTACCTGAGCGGGGCCCAGGTACGCGATGTGGCCGAGACTTGGATGGAGGCGGTGGAATGA
- a CDS encoding ribonuclease catalytic domain-containing protein — protein MHDALVIYKGKPALARGAGDKLLLELPSGERLRVRPKDVLLLHPGPALLQLSPPQGEVETAWALLEGQTVSLRELAELVYGQYTPEAAYAAYQLTQNDPRFVLEGSGARARTQAELEAILRDKRHKEEREQAFLQGVQRLRQKAPAPEDAPLLAELQALALGKRKESPVLRALGHPETPESAHRLLLDLGVFRYENPHPQRLGLRLFPPELAIPPLPPEQRTDLTAQLAYAIDDPGSQDPDDAIFVEPVASGYRLLVHVADVAALVTPGSPLDQEAMRRGANLYLPEGTIPMLPFALTEALGLGLKEVSPALTFELWLSKEGELLQQSVYPSLVRVQRITYQEALEVAALQALQAVAEVLQARRVAQGALDIALPEVKIRVEGEAVHILPLPPYPSRVWVREAMLLAGYAAAQLALQADLPFPFATQEAPSFQVEASGLAGMWAQRKGLKRTQLKSTPAPHHGLGLPFYAQVTSPLRRYLDLVAHQQLRAWLRGQKPLSQAELLERVGAAEAMADLVREAERKSRDHWILVHLLQKGYEGSGTLVERRGLQGLFFMNELGLVTQVALEQNLPLNTVAQLRFRGAELPRLEHHFSLLTTEVG, from the coding sequence GTGCATGACGCGCTGGTGATCTACAAAGGCAAGCCCGCCCTGGCCCGCGGGGCCGGGGACAAGCTACTGCTCGAGCTGCCCTCGGGCGAGCGCCTCAGGGTGCGCCCTAAGGACGTTCTCCTGCTGCACCCCGGGCCTGCCCTTCTGCAGCTCAGCCCACCCCAGGGTGAGGTGGAGACAGCCTGGGCCCTGCTAGAAGGCCAGACCGTAAGCCTGCGGGAGCTGGCCGAACTGGTCTATGGCCAGTACACCCCCGAGGCAGCGTATGCTGCGTATCAACTGACCCAGAACGACCCGCGCTTTGTGCTGGAAGGAAGTGGGGCTCGAGCCCGTACCCAGGCTGAGCTAGAGGCCATCTTGAGGGATAAAAGGCACAAAGAAGAGCGTGAACAGGCCTTTTTGCAGGGTGTACAGCGGCTTAGGCAAAAAGCCCCGGCCCCGGAGGATGCCCCTCTCTTGGCCGAACTCCAGGCCCTGGCTTTGGGCAAGCGCAAGGAAAGCCCCGTGTTGCGGGCCCTGGGACATCCCGAAACACCGGAGAGCGCCCACCGCCTTCTGCTCGACCTGGGGGTCTTTCGCTACGAGAACCCGCACCCCCAGCGGCTAGGCCTCCGTCTCTTTCCACCCGAGTTAGCTATACCCCCTTTGCCGCCGGAGCAACGAACCGACCTCACCGCGCAGCTTGCTTACGCGATTGATGACCCCGGAAGCCAGGACCCAGACGACGCCATTTTCGTTGAGCCGGTTGCCTCAGGCTACCGTCTTTTGGTTCATGTGGCCGACGTGGCCGCCCTGGTAACCCCAGGTAGCCCGCTGGACCAGGAGGCCATGCGCCGAGGGGCCAACCTTTACCTGCCCGAAGGAACCATCCCCATGCTGCCTTTCGCCCTCACAGAGGCTTTAGGGCTGGGGCTAAAGGAGGTCTCCCCCGCCCTAACCTTCGAGTTGTGGCTCTCGAAGGAAGGCGAACTTTTGCAGCAAAGCGTCTACCCAAGCCTGGTGCGGGTGCAACGGATCACCTACCAGGAAGCCCTCGAGGTAGCAGCGCTCCAGGCGCTACAGGCCGTCGCCGAGGTCTTGCAGGCCCGCCGGGTCGCGCAAGGCGCTCTGGACATCGCCCTGCCCGAAGTCAAGATACGGGTCGAGGGAGAAGCCGTCCATATCCTGCCCCTTCCCCCGTACCCGAGCCGGGTCTGGGTGCGCGAGGCCATGCTGCTGGCCGGCTATGCCGCGGCCCAGCTAGCCCTGCAAGCAGACCTTCCTTTTCCCTTTGCTACCCAGGAAGCCCCCAGTTTCCAGGTGGAGGCATCCGGCCTGGCTGGCATGTGGGCCCAGCGCAAGGGCCTCAAGCGCACGCAGCTCAAGTCCACCCCTGCGCCCCACCACGGTCTGGGCCTGCCCTTCTACGCCCAGGTGACCAGTCCACTGCGGCGCTACCTCGACCTGGTGGCCCATCAGCAGCTCAGAGCCTGGCTGCGCGGGCAAAAACCCTTATCCCAGGCCGAGTTGCTCGAGCGGGTCGGCGCGGCCGAGGCCATGGCCGATTTGGTGCGGGAAGCCGAGCGAAAAAGCCGGGATCACTGGATCCTGGTGCACCTTCTGCAAAAAGGCTATGAAGGTTCCGGAACCCTGGTAGAGCGGCGCGGCCTGCAGGGCCTCTTCTTTATGAATGAGCTAGGGCTGGTTACGCAGGTAGCCCTCGAGCAAAACCTGCCGCTTAATACCGTGGCCCAGCTCCGCTTTCGGGGCGCAGAGCTACCCCGCCTGGAACACCACTTCAGCCTGCTCACCACCGAAGTGGGGTAA
- the crcB gene encoding fluoride efflux transporter CrcB, whose amino-acid sequence MERYLLVMLGGALGAALRYGLGAWVQGLWGPGFPWSTFLINITGSFLIGLVLRLSLEGAMSPEWRLFLAVGLLGGYTTFSTFSWETLTLVQQGEWLKAFLYVAGSVVLGFTLVLLAYRWAGRWV is encoded by the coding sequence GTGGAGCGCTATCTACTGGTCATGCTGGGCGGAGCCCTCGGGGCCGCCTTGCGCTATGGGTTGGGGGCCTGGGTGCAGGGCCTCTGGGGGCCGGGGTTTCCCTGGAGCACTTTTTTGATTAACATCACCGGCAGCTTTCTAATTGGGTTGGTGCTGCGACTGAGCCTCGAGGGAGCCATGAGCCCGGAGTGGCGGCTGTTTTTGGCAGTGGGGCTACTGGGCGGCTACACCACCTTCTCCACTTTTAGCTGGGAAACCCTCACGCTGGTGCAACAAGGGGAGTGGCTGAAGGCTTTTTTGTATGTGGCCGGTAGTGTGGTGCTGGGGTTTACCCTGGTCTTGCTGGCCTACCGTTGGGCCGGGAGGTGGGTATGA